A genome region from Cyprinus carpio isolate SPL01 chromosome B23, ASM1834038v1, whole genome shotgun sequence includes the following:
- the ctnnbip1 gene encoding beta-catenin-interacting protein 1, protein MNREEAPGKSPEEMYIQQKVRVLLMLKKMGSNLTPNEEAFLRNYAGVVHSQMSQLPQHPIDQGAEDVVMAFSRSETEDRRQ, encoded by the exons ATGAACCGAGAGGAAGCCCCTGGCAAGTCTCCTGAGGAGATGTACATCCAGCAGAAGGTGCGGGTGCTGCTCATGCTCAAGAAAATGGGATCAAAT CTGACACCAAACGAGGAAGCGTTTCTGCGGAATTATGCAGGCGTGGTGCACAGCCAGATGAGTCAGTTGCCACAGCACCCTATTGACCAGG GAGCTGAGGATGTGGTGATGGCCTTTTCGAGATCAGAGACCGAGGACAGGAGACAGTGA